The sequence TCCTGGGCACGCCCGCGACCATCGCGATGGGCCTTTACCAGCGGTACCTGCGTGCCGCGGGCTACGAGCCGGTCGAGCCGTCGACGCACGACGTGCAGCGCCTGTGCGTGCCCGCCATCGCCGCCGTGAAGGCGAACCGCATCGACGAGGCTTTCGCGCCGGCCGCCGAGGGCATCCGCCTGCTTGCGCAGCAGAGCGCGCAGGCGGTGGTGCTCGGCTGCACCGAGCTGCCGCTCGCCGTGCCGACGAGCCGGCGCCGCGAATTCGACGTCGTGCTGACCGATTCGATCGACGCGCTGGCGCTGGCGGCCATTGGCCTGATGCGGCCTGATGCGCCCTGATGTGGCCTGACGCGGCTTGAGGCACGTGCGCCCTGCGGCGCCGTGGCCCCGCCCTATTCCCGGATCGTGACGCTGCGGTACGCAGCGTCCTTCGTGATCTCCGCTTCGGTGAACGGCACGCGCAGCCATTGCCCGGCGCTGTAGGCGCGCGTGTAGTCGCCGTTGTGCGGCGAAGCCGGGTCGTCCGACAGCGAGAAGGTCAGGAAGGTGTGCGCCTCCACGCCACCTTCGGGGAAGCGCACCACCTGCATGTAGCTGTTGCCGTTCGGGTTGCCGTCCATGGTGTAGCCGCCCTGGTCGAGGCGGCTCTCCGAGCAGAGCACCGTGAAGTAGCCCTGGCCGTCGCAGCCGCCCGACAGCGGGATCTTGCGGCCGCCGCGCGTCGCGAAGAGCATGCTGCCGCGCTGCGCATCGAGCGCGTAGCCGCTGGCCTGCACGCGCAGGATGGCCGCGCCGAAGGCCTGCCGCAGGTCCGTGGCGGCGGAAGCCTGCAGCCCGCGCGGCGTGTGGACCGGATCGGCCGCGCTGAAGGGCACGGCGTAGAGCCTGTCGGCGGGCAGCAGCGAGGCGCGCGACCAGAACTCGTCCCACACATGGGCGCCGCGCGCCGACGCCACGCCGGTGTTGTTCCAGCGCTTCAGCACCGCGCACGCGGGGCCCGTGTCGACGCTGCGCGGCGGCGAGAAGCTCTCCTTCGTCTGCGGGTCGCCGGCCACCGCGATGCGGCGCACGCTGCACACCATCGACAGGGCGCGGTCTTTGAACAGCTCGGCCGTGTAGGCGCGGCTGCCGAGCGCCGCGCGCTCGACGGCCTCGACCGTCGCGCCCTTGCCGAGCCCTTGCGCGATCATGTGGCCGAGCCGCGTGCGGAAGGTCTGCGCCTCGCCGCCGGCCGGCCCGAAGATCGGCGGGTAGCCCGTGAGCGGTGCCTTCGGATTGGCGAGCCAGTGGCTGTCGTTCATGTTGGCGACATAGTCGTCGCGCAGGAGGCTCGGCATGCGCGAGGCGCCGATGGCGCCCTTCTGCACCGAGTCGGCGTCGGTCTGCCAGTCGCAGTCGCTGCGCGAGCCGTCGAACACCGGCACCTGCGGCATCACGGCCGCGATGGCCTGGCCCGCGGGCGTGGTGCAGCGCGCCACCTGCTCGGGCGACACGTTGGGCACCGCGCCGATGTCGGCGTACCAGGCCTGCGGGCTGCCGCGGCCGACCGCCGCCGTGTTGACCCACGGGATCGAGGCTTCTTCGCGCTGCACGGCGATCAGCTCGTCGAGCGACTTCGCCTGCCCCCAGCGCAGCCACGTGCGGAAGTTGCCGGCGTTGATGTCGCGGATCGCGAAGGCCGTCGACCGGCTCCAGGCCAGCGCGGGGTCGATGGCGCCGAGGTCGACCAGCGGCCCGTACTCGGAGCCGTACAGCGTGCGCGTCACCGGCTCGACCGCGCCCGAGGGCTGCTTCACGTTCACGGTGACGGTGCGGGCCTGCATCTTCACCGCGCGGCCGTCGCGCATGTAGCTGGCCGGGTCGTTCGGCGCGAGCTTCAGCTGGTAGAGCCCGAAGCGGCGTGCCGCCGACACCGTGTGGCTCCACGCGACGTTGGCGTTGAAGCCGATCAGGATCACCGGAACGCCCAGGAACGAGGTGCCGCTCACGTCCAGCTGGCCCGGGATGGTGATCTGCGCCTGGTAGAAGCGGTCGGGGCCGCGCCAGTACCAGTGCGGGTTGCCGAACAGCAGCGGACTCGCGTCGCCCGTGGCCGAGGTGCCGAAGGCGATCATGTTGCTGCCGACGCCGGCCTTGCCGCCGACTTCGGGCGCGAAAGCCTGCGCGCCCTGCGCCGGCGCGCTCGACGACACCGTCGCGGCGGGCGGCGCCGCGTTCGCGATGTTCGAGACGAAGTTGCTGTAGCCCGCCGCCAGGTTGGTGGCGTACATGCGGCGGAAGATGTCCTGCGCGGTGATCGGCCGCACCCACGCCTCGTTGCGGCAGGCGACGTGCGCGCTCGCCTTGCTGGCCGTGCTTCCCGTGCTTCCCGTACCCGTGGCATCGGCCTTCAGCTCGCGCAGGTAGCGGTTGTAGCCTGCCGCGAAACCTTCGGCCATGCGCCGGATGCTCTCGGGCTGGGCCTTCTCGAAGGCGAGCACCGTGTCGGGTGCGATCGCATGCCGGTGGAAGAAGTCGGAATCGATGTTCTTCGGCCGGCCGATGGTGCTGTTGGCCGGCAGTTGCGCTTCGCCGCCGAAGAACTGCGAGCGCTCGCCGCGGAAGGTCAGGAAGCCGTCCGCCATGGTGCAGAGGTTATCCTGCGCCTGCGCGTAGCCGAGGCCGTAGCCCGCACCGGCCCAGTCGTCCGCCTTGATGTGCGGCACGCCCATGGCGGTGCGGCGGATCTCGGCCTTGTAGGGCCCGGGGGCCTTGGCCTCGGGCGGCGCCCCGCCGGCGGTGCCGGCGCAGGCCCCGAGGGCCAGGGCGACGGGCAGGACAAGAAAAAGCGGCCCGAGGCCGCCCGAAGATTTCGCGCGCATGCTGTGTTCCTGTGAGGTAAGAGGAACGCAGCTGCGTGGCGCATGGGCGTGCGTGGCGCGTTCTGCGCCGATCTTATAAGGCCGGCGCGACAGCCGCGCGGCACGCACGCTCCCTGGCGCCGGCGCTATTCGGCGATGGCGGTGCTGCGGTAGCCGGCGTCGGCCTTGATCTCCGCCTCCGAGAACGGCACCTTGAGCCACTTGCCTTCGCTGTAGGCGCGCGTGTAGTCGCCGTTGTGCGCCGAGGCCGGGTCGTCCGACAGCGAGAAGGTCAGGAAGGTGTGGGCCTCCACGCCACCTTCGGGGAAGCGCACCACCTGCATGTAGCTGTTGCCGTTCGGGTTGCCGTCCATGGTGTAGCCGCCCTTGTCGAGACGGTTCTCCGAGCACGAGATGGTGAAGTAGCCCGGACCGCCGCAGCCGCCGTACAGCGGGATCTTCTTGCCGCCGCGCGTGGCGAAGAGGTACTCGCCGCGCGCAGCGTCCACCGCAAAGCCGCTGGCCTGCACGCGCGCCACGGCGGCGCCGAAGGCCTCGCGCAGCTGCGTGCCGGCGCTGCTCTTCAGCTGCCGCGGGGTGTTGATCGGGTCGGCCGCATCGAAGGGCACGTTGTAGAGCGAGGCCGCCGGAATCCGCGATGCGCGGTTCCAGAACTCGTCCCACAGGTGCGCGCCCTTCGCGCCGGTGACGCCGGTGCCGTCCCATGCCGTGAGCGCGACGCAGGCGGCGCTCACGTCGATGCTCGGGCCGATGCTCTCGCCGGTGGCCGGGTCGGCGCTCACCGCGATCGGCGTGCCGTCGCACACGATCGGCAGCGCCTCGGCCCTGAACAGCTCGGCCGTCAGCACGCGGCTGTTGAGCACCATGCGCCTGACGATGTCGGACGTCGCGCCCTTCGCGCCGTAGCTGTCGGCGCCGTCGATGCGCGACTGCGCCAGCACGTTGCCCATGCGGGTGCGGAAGCTCACCGCCTCGGTGCCGGCCGGTCCCATGATGTCCGGGTAGCCGGTCATGGGCGCCTTCGGATTCGCGAG comes from Variovorax paradoxus and encodes:
- a CDS encoding penicillin acylase family protein, translating into MRAKSSGGLGPLFLVLPVALALGACAGTAGGAPPEAKAPGPYKAEIRRTAMGVPHIKADDWAGAGYGLGYAQAQDNLCTMADGFLTFRGERSQFFGGEAQLPANSTIGRPKNIDSDFFHRHAIAPDTVLAFEKAQPESIRRMAEGFAAGYNRYLRELKADATGTGSTGSTASKASAHVACRNEAWVRPITAQDIFRRMYATNLAAGYSNFVSNIANAAPPAATVSSSAPAQGAQAFAPEVGGKAGVGSNMIAFGTSATGDASPLLFGNPHWYWRGPDRFYQAQITIPGQLDVSGTSFLGVPVILIGFNANVAWSHTVSAARRFGLYQLKLAPNDPASYMRDGRAVKMQARTVTVNVKQPSGAVEPVTRTLYGSEYGPLVDLGAIDPALAWSRSTAFAIRDINAGNFRTWLRWGQAKSLDELIAVQREEASIPWVNTAAVGRGSPQAWYADIGAVPNVSPEQVARCTTPAGQAIAAVMPQVPVFDGSRSDCDWQTDADSVQKGAIGASRMPSLLRDDYVANMNDSHWLANPKAPLTGYPPIFGPAGGEAQTFRTRLGHMIAQGLGKGATVEAVERAALGSRAYTAELFKDRALSMVCSVRRIAVAGDPQTKESFSPPRSVDTGPACAVLKRWNNTGVASARGAHVWDEFWSRASLLPADRLYAVPFSAADPVHTPRGLQASAATDLRQAFGAAILRVQASGYALDAQRGSMLFATRGGRKIPLSGGCDGQGYFTVLCSESRLDQGGYTMDGNPNGNSYMQVVRFPEGGVEAHTFLTFSLSDDPASPHNGDYTRAYSAGQWLRVPFTEAEITKDAAYRSVTIRE